Proteins from one Nitrobacteraceae bacterium AZCC 2146 genomic window:
- a CDS encoding hypothetical protein (product_source=Hypo-rule applied; cath_funfam=1.10.10.10,3.40.50.300; ko=KO:K06915; pfam=PF01935; smart=SM00382; superfamily=46785,52540) — MTVAIEMGHTTAGAPAALDLEELLATRLLVQGNSGSGKSHLLRRLLEQSAPWVQQTIIDPEGDFVSLADRFGHLVIDAEEHTERGLQAAGERARIHRVSTVLNLEGLDAENQMRRAAAFLNGLFEAGRDHWYPMLVVVDEAQLFAPAVAGEVSDEARKLSLGAMTNLMCRGRKRGLAGVIATQRLAKLAKNVAAEASNFLMGRTFLDIDMARAADLLGMERRQADAFRDLERGQFMALGPALSRRPLGLRIGPTDTVPRNATPRLMPLPEATLEDVRATILAAPPPEHIRPQRRSSSPDLLGQLMAAKSAALEVRPEAVEQPFSAEELAERRERVDRILRAVMAEPDAGFRVVGVLYQEFVVRCRIEGLGAAVPDLGEFRRMLTRARAGLGSDMAGDDAWQDVSVRASILPEDMQGVFMMIARAAKEGWPCPSDAVIARAYGSHSLRRARRLLTYIEEQGLIVCQLDGAGRRIVTLVELAWATAPGDPNAEELAAEEGCSSSSL, encoded by the coding sequence ATGACCGTTGCGATCGAGATGGGACACACGACGGCAGGCGCACCGGCGGCTCTGGACCTTGAGGAACTGCTGGCGACCCGCCTGCTGGTGCAGGGCAATTCGGGCTCCGGCAAATCCCATCTGCTGCGCCGGCTGCTGGAACAGAGCGCCCCCTGGGTGCAGCAGACCATCATCGACCCCGAAGGCGACTTCGTGTCGTTGGCGGACCGTTTCGGCCACCTCGTGATCGATGCCGAGGAGCATACCGAGCGCGGTCTGCAGGCCGCCGGCGAGCGCGCGCGCATCCATCGCGTCTCGACGGTGCTCAATCTCGAGGGGCTCGACGCCGAGAACCAGATGCGGCGCGCCGCCGCCTTTCTCAACGGGCTGTTCGAGGCCGGCCGCGACCACTGGTACCCGATGCTGGTGGTGGTGGACGAGGCGCAGCTGTTCGCGCCGGCCGTCGCTGGTGAGGTTTCGGACGAGGCGCGCAAACTCTCGCTCGGCGCCATGACGAACCTGATGTGCCGTGGCCGCAAACGCGGGCTTGCCGGGGTCATCGCAACCCAGCGACTGGCGAAGCTCGCCAAGAACGTCGCGGCCGAGGCTTCCAATTTCCTCATGGGCCGCACCTTCCTGGATATCGACATGGCGCGCGCCGCCGATCTTCTGGGCATGGAGCGGCGACAGGCAGATGCCTTCCGCGACCTGGAGCGCGGACAATTCATGGCGCTGGGCCCGGCGCTCTCCCGCCGTCCGCTGGGGCTGCGCATCGGTCCAACGGATACAGTGCCGCGCAATGCGACTCCGCGACTGATGCCGCTGCCGGAAGCGACACTGGAGGACGTACGCGCCACTATCCTGGCAGCCCCGCCGCCCGAGCATATCCGGCCGCAGCGCCGGTCGTCGTCACCAGACCTCCTCGGCCAGCTGATGGCGGCGAAGTCCGCGGCGCTGGAGGTCCGTCCCGAAGCGGTGGAGCAGCCGTTCAGCGCTGAGGAATTGGCCGAGCGGCGCGAGCGCGTGGACCGCATTCTGCGCGCCGTGATGGCGGAACCCGACGCGGGATTTCGTGTGGTCGGCGTCCTCTATCAGGAATTCGTGGTCCGCTGCCGCATCGAGGGCCTCGGTGCGGCCGTGCCGGACCTGGGTGAATTCCGTCGCATGCTGACGCGTGCCCGCGCCGGGCTCGGCTCCGACATGGCAGGGGATGACGCGTGGCAGGATGTCTCGGTCCGCGCCTCCATTCTGCCCGAGGATATGCAGGGTGTATTCATGATGATCGCCCGCGCAGCGAAGGAGGGTTGGCCCTGCCCGAGCGATGCAGTGATTGCCCGCGCCTATGGCTCACACTCGTTGCGCCGTGCCCGGCGTTTGCTGACCTACATCGAGGAGCAAGGCCTCATCGTTTGCCAGCTTGACGGTGCTGGTCGGCGGATCGTGACGCTCGTCGAACTGGCCTGGGCGACGGCACCGGGCGACCCCAATGCCGAGGAACTAGCGGCGGAGGAAGGCTGCAGCAGTTCGTCTCTCTGA
- a CDS encoding DNA-binding transcriptional LysR family regulator (product_source=COG0583; cath_funfam=1.10.10.10,3.40.190.10; cog=COG0583; pfam=PF00126,PF03466; superfamily=46785,53850) has translation MLVMDLRLIEIFNAVMQHRSVTEAARTLGVSQPAVSAALKRLEQNVGFVLFRRESRHIVPTAEAHLLHHEAVHALAGFSELEDAAAGISAGQRGVLTIASSPGPGIAWLPEIVSRFRRDRPSTKIRLLTRSSDNVRSLVSSRAFDIGIAEPPFDRTNTVLKRYRFQLQCVLPATHALAAHETLTPDLLEGSDLIITSGSRTSYAAISRAFESSGTPFHPVIECEFFAIALNLVIDGAGICLVDALSISDTLRRTGNTGALVVRPFSPSVFYEVGLLRPNVGELSVLAKQFVRLLDDYITPHLAQS, from the coding sequence ATGCTGGTTATGGATCTGAGGCTTATCGAGATTTTCAACGCCGTCATGCAGCATCGGTCAGTCACCGAAGCAGCACGCACGCTCGGCGTGTCGCAACCTGCCGTCAGCGCTGCACTTAAGCGCCTGGAGCAGAATGTCGGTTTTGTGCTGTTTCGACGGGAAAGCCGCCATATCGTCCCGACAGCCGAAGCTCACCTTCTGCATCACGAAGCCGTGCATGCACTTGCCGGCTTCTCCGAATTGGAAGATGCCGCTGCGGGCATTTCGGCCGGTCAACGCGGCGTCCTTACGATCGCGAGCAGCCCTGGCCCCGGTATCGCGTGGCTTCCAGAGATCGTCAGCCGTTTCCGACGGGACCGCCCCTCGACCAAAATCAGACTGCTGACTCGTAGCTCCGACAATGTACGCAGTCTGGTGTCATCAAGGGCCTTCGACATTGGAATTGCCGAACCGCCGTTTGACCGGACGAACACGGTGTTGAAGCGCTATCGGTTCCAGCTGCAATGCGTATTGCCCGCGACTCACGCACTGGCTGCCCATGAAACACTCACCCCCGACCTCCTCGAAGGAAGCGATCTCATCATCACCTCGGGAAGCCGAACATCTTACGCCGCGATTTCACGCGCCTTCGAATCCAGCGGGACGCCGTTTCATCCCGTCATAGAATGCGAGTTCTTCGCCATCGCACTCAATCTCGTCATCGACGGCGCCGGCATTTGCCTTGTGGACGCACTGAGTATTTCCGACACGCTCAGACGGACCGGCAACACCGGCGCGCTGGTCGTTCGGCCATTTTCGCCATCCGTTTTCTACGAGGTGGGCTTGCTGAGACCAAATGTTGGAGAGCTCAGTGTACTCGCCAAACAGTTTGTGAGACTGCTCGATGACTACATTACTCCTCACCTCGCCCAATCTTGA
- a CDS encoding polar amino acid transport system ATP-binding protein (product_source=KO:K02028; cath_funfam=3.40.50.300; cog=COG1126; ko=KO:K02028; pfam=PF00005; smart=SM00382; superfamily=52540), with product MSESSSPIPGSEPLLAAEAVVKRFGANTVLHGVDLALGSGQSTCIIGPSGSGKTTLLRCMALLEAPSDGRILMDGAAVAEAKLSSDVRAAAKKVRPEIGMVFQQFNLWPHMTVLQNIIEAPMRVRGLGRDEAIATAEGLLEKVGLAAKRDTYPARLSGGQQQRVAIARALAMQPKVLLFDEPTSALDPELRREVLQVMRTLALEGMTMLVVTHEMGFARRVASRVVFMDEGVIVEQGIPSLFFENPTTERARRFLTHFED from the coding sequence ATGAGTGAAAGCAGTTCGCCAATTCCAGGGTCCGAGCCGTTGCTGGCCGCTGAGGCCGTGGTGAAGCGCTTCGGTGCCAACACCGTTTTGCATGGTGTGGATCTGGCATTGGGTTCGGGGCAGTCGACCTGCATCATCGGGCCCAGCGGCTCGGGCAAGACGACGCTGTTGCGATGCATGGCACTGCTCGAGGCTCCCTCTGACGGACGTATCCTGATGGATGGGGCAGCCGTTGCAGAAGCGAAGCTTTCATCCGACGTGCGCGCCGCCGCCAAGAAGGTGCGGCCTGAAATCGGGATGGTGTTCCAGCAATTCAATCTGTGGCCGCATATGACGGTGCTGCAGAACATCATCGAGGCGCCGATGCGCGTGCGGGGCCTCGGTCGCGACGAGGCTATCGCCACCGCGGAAGGCCTGCTGGAAAAAGTCGGCCTGGCAGCGAAGCGCGATACGTATCCGGCCCGGTTGTCCGGCGGACAGCAGCAGCGCGTAGCGATCGCGCGTGCCTTGGCCATGCAGCCGAAGGTTCTGTTGTTCGACGAGCCGACATCCGCGCTCGATCCGGAATTGCGTCGCGAAGTGCTGCAGGTGATGCGCACGCTGGCGCTCGAAGGCATGACGATGCTCGTCGTCACCCATGAAATGGGTTTCGCGCGGCGGGTCGCCAGCCGGGTCGTCTTCATGGACGAGGGCGTCATCGTCGAGCAGGGCATTCCGTCGCTTTTCTTTGAGAACCCGACCACTGAACGAGCCAGGCGTTTCCTGACGCATTTTGAGGATTGA
- a CDS encoding cyclohexadienyl dehydratase (product_source=KO:K01713; cath_funfam=3.40.190.10; cleavage_site_network=SignalP-noTM; cog=COG0834; ko=KO:K01713; pfam=PF00497; smart=SM00062; superfamily=53850), with protein MKRLLTLVAALALSSLTAHQAGAQQLQSHLYDITKSGKLKVCIWPQYYAISLRNPDTGKLEGIDIDLSEELAKDLGVKLEYVETSFSTFIADLQANKCDLGMFGVGATMKRAQAVAFTQPYLISGVYAVVHKDGKIKTWADIDKPGVNVGVALGSYIEPFLRTYLKNAKVVAVAPPATTQAELMSHRVEVMATDYPASTKMNAQFDWSVTLSPPEPLSVTPYAYVMNQGDQIWLNYVNLFVQNIKLDGRLKAAAEKNKLGPIVAP; from the coding sequence ATGAAAAGGCTTCTGACACTTGTCGCTGCATTGGCTCTCTCGTCGCTGACGGCGCATCAGGCTGGCGCACAGCAACTGCAGTCTCATCTCTACGACATTACCAAGAGCGGCAAGCTGAAGGTCTGCATATGGCCGCAGTATTATGCGATCTCGCTTCGCAACCCTGATACCGGAAAGCTCGAGGGCATCGACATCGATCTCTCCGAAGAGCTGGCAAAAGACTTGGGCGTGAAGCTCGAATATGTCGAAACCAGCTTCAGCACATTCATCGCGGATCTGCAGGCCAACAAATGCGATCTCGGCATGTTCGGAGTGGGGGCGACCATGAAGCGGGCGCAGGCCGTCGCCTTCACGCAGCCTTATCTGATCAGTGGCGTCTATGCTGTCGTCCACAAGGACGGCAAGATCAAGACCTGGGCCGATATCGACAAGCCCGGCGTGAATGTGGGTGTCGCGTTGGGCAGCTACATCGAGCCATTCCTGCGCACCTATCTGAAGAATGCAAAGGTCGTCGCTGTGGCGCCACCCGCCACGACGCAGGCTGAGCTGATGTCACACCGGGTCGAGGTCATGGCGACGGACTATCCGGCATCGACCAAGATGAATGCGCAGTTTGACTGGTCGGTCACGCTGTCCCCGCCGGAGCCCCTATCCGTGACGCCATACGCCTATGTGATGAATCAGGGCGACCAGATCTGGCTGAATTACGTGAACTTGTTTGTTCAAAACATCAAACTTGACGGGCGCTTGAAGGCCGCTGCCGAGAAGAACAAGCTCGGCCCGATCGTAGCGCCTTAA
- a CDS encoding polar amino acid transport system permease protein (product_source=KO:K02029; cath_funfam=1.10.3720.10; cog=COG0765; ko=KO:K02029; pfam=PF00528; superfamily=161098; tigrfam=TIGR01726; transmembrane_helix_parts=Outside_1_23,TMhelix_24_46,Inside_47_74,TMhelix_75_97,Outside_98_191,TMhelix_192_214,Inside_215_221) encodes MQSYSFRWDIIPRNFGFLADGIEMTLFLSVVTLVVATALGMVIALMQMSRFRLARIAALTVGEIIRNTPILVQLLWVYYVMPIVFNIQIDALAASILGLSLYSAVFISEVFRAGIATVPAGHREAAQVLGLTPLQSFTRIVGPQAIRSVLPPLAANFVQLIKYSSLASVVSVSEVTRRGMELSSSTFRPLEIFTFIGLIYFVICWPLTHSIRIWEARLAKR; translated from the coding sequence ATGCAGAGCTATAGCTTTCGCTGGGACATCATCCCAAGGAACTTCGGTTTTCTCGCCGACGGCATCGAGATGACCCTGTTCCTGTCGGTCGTCACCCTTGTCGTGGCGACCGCACTCGGGATGGTGATCGCGCTTATGCAGATGTCGCGCTTTCGTCTCGCGCGGATCGCGGCCTTGACCGTGGGTGAAATCATTCGCAACACGCCCATCCTGGTGCAACTGCTCTGGGTCTATTACGTGATGCCGATCGTCTTCAACATCCAGATCGACGCGCTGGCAGCGTCGATCCTGGGCCTGTCGCTCTACTCCGCCGTTTTCATTTCCGAAGTGTTCCGGGCAGGCATCGCGACTGTTCCTGCCGGACATCGCGAAGCCGCGCAGGTGCTCGGCCTGACACCCTTGCAAAGCTTCACACGCATTGTCGGTCCGCAGGCTATTCGCAGCGTACTGCCGCCTCTCGCGGCGAATTTCGTCCAGCTCATCAAATATTCCTCGCTGGCATCCGTGGTGTCCGTGAGCGAAGTGACACGCCGGGGCATGGAGCTGTCGTCCTCGACCTTCAGACCGCTGGAGATATTCACGTTCATTGGGTTGATCTATTTCGTCATCTGCTGGCCGCTGACGCATTCGATCCGCATCTGGGAGGCGCGCCTTGCAAAACGTTGA
- a CDS encoding succinyl-diaminopimelate desuccinylase (product_source=KO:K01439; cath_funfam=3.40.630.10; cog=COG0624; ko=KO:K01439; pfam=PF01546,PF07687; superfamily=53187) codes for MQNVDAARQAVSRDRVDQVIDLALPLIATPSPNPDGDTRAVAALAADLIRTHVPGAEIELHPGSSDIVNVVARIRGAGPGRRVVFNGHVDTYPIGRPEQWSVNPAGETRNGRLYGRGAADMKGGIAASIVAMAALAEQRAHWSGEAVLTLAGDEETMGPLGTKFLLDQVSHATGAATIIGDAGSPMVARFGEKGFIWIEISSEGKAAHGAHVHLGVNAMDRLREALDGVTKLRDLPVATPDQVRSAIAGAKAISEPLCGVGEADVLSAVTVNIGMVSGGTSPNLVPSSAHAAIDIRLPVGVTTEAVLAHLQQWLELPGITWRVLRCFEPNYTNPNDELIRCCAGAAAEIMGIAPAVNMRVGGSDSRWFRMAGIPTVVYGPTPYNMGAPDEYADILELGIVSRVHALTAFDFLTKEESGE; via the coding sequence TTGCAAAACGTTGATGCAGCACGCCAGGCGGTATCGCGTGATCGGGTCGATCAGGTGATTGACCTCGCGCTGCCATTGATCGCCACGCCCTCACCGAATCCGGATGGCGACACGCGTGCGGTTGCCGCTCTGGCCGCAGATCTCATTAGGACGCATGTACCCGGAGCCGAGATCGAACTGCATCCCGGTTCGTCTGACATCGTCAACGTGGTCGCGCGCATCCGTGGCGCCGGTCCCGGCCGACGCGTCGTTTTCAACGGCCATGTCGACACATATCCGATCGGCAGGCCGGAGCAATGGTCGGTCAATCCGGCCGGCGAGACCCGGAATGGTCGCCTGTATGGTCGCGGTGCGGCCGACATGAAGGGCGGCATCGCTGCATCGATTGTTGCCATGGCGGCCCTGGCCGAACAGCGCGCGCATTGGAGCGGCGAGGCCGTGCTGACACTGGCGGGCGATGAGGAGACGATGGGTCCACTCGGGACCAAGTTCTTGCTCGACCAGGTGTCTCATGCAACGGGCGCTGCGACGATCATCGGAGATGCCGGCTCGCCGATGGTGGCGCGCTTCGGCGAGAAGGGTTTCATCTGGATAGAGATCTCGTCGGAAGGCAAAGCGGCCCATGGCGCCCATGTGCATCTGGGTGTGAATGCGATGGACAGGTTGCGTGAAGCCCTGGATGGAGTGACCAAACTACGCGACCTCCCAGTGGCCACGCCCGACCAGGTCCGCAGCGCGATCGCCGGCGCGAAAGCGATCTCTGAACCGTTGTGTGGCGTAGGCGAGGCGGATGTGCTGTCCGCCGTCACCGTCAATATCGGGATGGTCTCGGGCGGCACGTCTCCGAATCTGGTGCCCTCCAGCGCCCATGCTGCGATCGATATCCGGCTGCCAGTCGGCGTAACGACCGAAGCGGTTCTCGCCCACTTGCAGCAGTGGCTTGAGCTTCCCGGCATCACATGGCGGGTGTTGCGATGCTTCGAGCCAAACTACACCAACCCCAACGACGAACTCATTCGTTGCTGTGCAGGAGCAGCGGCGGAGATCATGGGGATTGCACCGGCGGTGAACATGCGCGTCGGTGGCTCGGATTCCCGGTGGTTTCGAATGGCGGGCATTCCCACAGTCGTTTACGGGCCGACGCCATACAATATGGGAGCGCCTGATGAATATGCGGACATCTTGGAGCTCGGCATCGTCTCCCGCGTGCATGCGTTGACGGCCTTCGATTTTCTCACCAAGGAAGAGAGCGGCGAATGA
- a CDS encoding agmatinase (product_source=TIGR01230; cath_funfam=3.40.800.10; cog=COG0010; pfam=PF00491; superfamily=52768; tigrfam=TIGR01230), whose translation MSEAAEFIGPETFMGLPAGLPQPGCRAAILGVPFDCGTHPFRVGARQGPLEVRRQSRLIRRYHPSLADVDVLSLLGAVDAGDVALVPGRIDDAFVRIEAAAARIVESGAVPIGIGGDGSVSLPLMRAAARRHKGLVALHIDSHTDAYPYTPDDRYNAATQFTNAAQEGLVDASSSWHIGVRGFTYCSGVLEHARGLGFRVITIEDLMRRGFAQTVAEFSDAVAGRPVYLCWDMDVFDPSVAPGVCTPAWGGLSAREGIELLRSLSGLNIVAMDFNTVSPPQDVCGMAAQLCSHMIMEALVLLASNLGLLPD comes from the coding sequence ATGAGTGAAGCGGCAGAGTTTATTGGTCCAGAAACCTTCATGGGGCTGCCTGCAGGCTTGCCGCAGCCCGGTTGCCGTGCTGCCATTCTCGGTGTGCCGTTCGACTGCGGTACGCATCCGTTCCGGGTTGGAGCCCGGCAAGGTCCACTGGAAGTGCGCCGGCAGTCGAGGCTTATTCGCCGTTATCATCCATCGCTCGCCGATGTCGATGTCTTGTCGTTGCTTGGCGCAGTCGATGCAGGCGATGTGGCGCTGGTGCCCGGTCGCATCGACGATGCCTTCGTCAGGATTGAGGCAGCTGCCGCACGCATTGTCGAATCTGGCGCGGTCCCGATCGGGATTGGTGGCGATGGCTCGGTCTCGCTTCCGCTGATGCGGGCGGCGGCGCGCCGGCACAAGGGGCTGGTGGCGCTGCACATCGACAGTCACACCGACGCCTATCCCTACACACCGGACGATCGCTACAACGCGGCGACGCAGTTCACCAATGCGGCGCAGGAAGGGCTGGTCGACGCCTCGTCGTCCTGGCACATTGGCGTCCGCGGCTTCACCTACTGTTCCGGCGTGCTTGAACACGCGCGCGGACTGGGCTTCCGCGTCATCACCATCGAAGACCTGATGCGCCGCGGCTTCGCTCAAACCGTTGCGGAGTTCAGCGATGCGGTGGCCGGGCGGCCGGTTTATCTGTGCTGGGATATGGATGTGTTCGATCCATCCGTGGCGCCAGGTGTGTGCACGCCAGCGTGGGGCGGGCTCAGTGCCCGTGAAGGGATCGAGTTGCTGAGAAGTTTGTCGGGCCTGAACATTGTCGCAATGGACTTCAACACGGTAAGTCCGCCGCAGGACGTTTGTGGGATGGCCGCGCAGCTGTGTTCCCACATGATCATGGAAGCGCTCGTGCTCTTGGCGTCCAATCTGGGACTGTTGCCTGATTGA
- a CDS encoding acetolactate synthase-1/2/3 large subunit (product_source=KO:K01652; cath_funfam=3.40.50.1220,3.40.50.970; cog=COG0028; ko=KO:K01652; pfam=PF00205,PF02775,PF02776; superfamily=52467,52518), whose amino-acid sequence MNGAELFVSALENEGVQQIFGVPGEENLDLVEALRRSSIKLVLTRHEQAAAFMAATHGRLTGKPGVCLSTLGPGALNLTTGAAFALLGAMPMIMITGQKGILSRKQARFQIVDMVSTMTPLTKLARQIVSPATIPTIVREAFRVAQQERPGPVHLELPEDIAAETVAAIPLVSPHPIDPPVASRAALDRAAELILKAERPLVMLGAAASRPRLAKALSDFVRRLQIPFFNTQMGKGAVSGGSGLYMGTAALSERDHVHRAIDRADLILSIGHDTVEKPPFLMGSNGPTVLHVGYLPATVEEVFCPQAELVGDVGPSLGLLADRLEGKLPKAGALLGLRKEILGRIADRAEEGRYPLTPQRIVHDVRQVMPEDGVVCLDNGMYKIWFARNYRTQVANTLLLDNALATMGAGLPSAIMAATLYPERRILAVCGDGGFMMNSQELETAVRLGLNLVVLILQDNAYGMIRWKQAVDGYADFGMTFGNPDFVAYAKAYGIKGSRVKGPDDLVPTLEAAFAEGGVHLVNAPVDYSENMRVLVDELRGQNDA is encoded by the coding sequence ATGAACGGCGCTGAACTGTTTGTATCCGCATTGGAGAACGAAGGTGTGCAACAGATCTTCGGGGTGCCCGGAGAAGAGAATCTCGACCTCGTCGAAGCTTTGCGGCGTTCCTCGATCAAACTGGTACTGACCCGCCACGAACAGGCGGCCGCATTTATGGCGGCGACGCATGGGCGGCTGACCGGTAAGCCCGGGGTCTGCCTGTCTACGCTCGGCCCCGGCGCACTCAACCTCACCACCGGCGCAGCCTTCGCACTGCTCGGCGCAATGCCGATGATTATGATCACCGGCCAAAAGGGCATACTGAGCCGGAAGCAAGCGCGATTCCAGATCGTGGACATGGTCTCGACCATGACGCCGCTAACCAAGTTGGCGCGTCAGATCGTCAGCCCCGCGACCATCCCCACGATCGTGAGGGAAGCGTTTCGGGTGGCGCAGCAGGAGCGGCCCGGACCCGTCCACCTCGAGCTGCCGGAAGACATCGCTGCCGAGACGGTGGCGGCGATTCCGCTCGTATCCCCCCATCCGATCGACCCGCCCGTCGCGTCCCGCGCAGCGTTGGATCGCGCCGCCGAGCTGATCCTCAAGGCCGAGCGGCCACTGGTGATGCTCGGTGCGGCGGCGAGCCGTCCACGTCTGGCTAAGGCGCTGTCGGATTTCGTGAGGCGCCTGCAGATCCCGTTCTTCAACACACAGATGGGCAAAGGCGCGGTGTCGGGCGGATCCGGATTGTACATGGGCACTGCCGCGCTGTCGGAGCGGGACCACGTGCACCGGGCGATCGACCGCGCCGATCTCATCCTCTCGATCGGCCACGACACCGTGGAAAAGCCGCCCTTCCTGATGGGCTCGAATGGGCCTACCGTCCTGCATGTGGGTTACCTCCCAGCGACGGTTGAGGAGGTGTTTTGTCCGCAAGCCGAACTGGTGGGCGATGTCGGACCGAGCCTCGGACTGCTTGCCGACCGTCTCGAGGGCAAGCTGCCCAAGGCGGGCGCGCTCCTCGGGCTACGTAAAGAGATTCTTGGCCGGATCGCCGACCGGGCGGAGGAAGGCCGCTATCCGCTTACCCCGCAGCGCATTGTGCACGATGTGCGCCAGGTGATGCCCGAAGACGGCGTCGTCTGCCTCGACAACGGCATGTACAAGATCTGGTTTGCACGGAACTACCGCACCCAGGTGGCCAATACGCTGCTGCTCGACAATGCGCTCGCCACAATGGGCGCCGGACTGCCATCGGCGATCATGGCGGCTACGCTCTATCCGGAACGCCGCATTCTCGCCGTGTGTGGCGACGGCGGGTTCATGATGAACTCGCAGGAACTGGAGACGGCGGTTCGCCTCGGACTCAACCTCGTGGTCCTGATCCTGCAGGACAACGCCTATGGGATGATCCGCTGGAAGCAAGCGGTGGACGGCTATGCCGATTTCGGCATGACCTTCGGCAATCCCGACTTCGTCGCCTATGCCAAGGCCTACGGCATCAAAGGCAGCCGGGTAAAAGGTCCCGACGATCTCGTACCTACGCTCGAAGCTGCCTTTGCCGAGGGTGGCGTCCATCTCGTCAATGCGCCGGTGGACTATTCGGAAAACATGCGGGTCCTGGTCGACGAGCTGCGTGGCCAAAATGACGCGTGA
- a CDS encoding hypothetical protein (product_source=Hypo-rule applied; pfam=PF16694; transmembrane_helix_parts=Outside_1_3,TMhelix_4_26,Inside_27_177): MTKIASLLMVIVAAVLAVLGGKVISAQDKYTVQVPNGLAFSDFRGYEDWQVVSIAQTDEVLKVIVANPAMIAAYKAGVPGNGGKFPDGSRIAKIQWTPKKSTEAPFSVNVPDTLKDLFFIEKDDARFPASGGWGYALFNYSAASDTFTPDGSGTDCGHVCHKAVAANDYIFHPYQKR, encoded by the coding sequence ATGACGAAAATTGCATCCTTGCTGATGGTGATCGTTGCGGCAGTGCTCGCCGTCCTGGGCGGCAAAGTCATTTCCGCGCAGGACAAGTACACTGTGCAAGTGCCGAACGGTCTCGCGTTCTCTGACTTCAGGGGCTATGAAGACTGGCAGGTTGTCTCCATCGCCCAGACGGACGAAGTGCTCAAGGTGATCGTTGCCAATCCCGCGATGATCGCGGCGTACAAGGCCGGCGTTCCCGGCAACGGCGGGAAATTCCCCGACGGGTCCAGGATTGCCAAGATCCAGTGGACGCCGAAAAAGAGTACGGAGGCCCCGTTCTCCGTGAATGTGCCGGACACTCTGAAAGACCTTTTCTTCATCGAAAAGGATGACGCGAGATTTCCGGCCAGCGGCGGATGGGGATACGCCTTGTTCAATTATAGCGCGGCGTCCGACACGTTCACGCCCGACGGGAGCGGCACCGATTGCGGGCATGTCTGCCATAAAGCCGTGGCCGCAAACGATTACATTTTTCACCCATACCAGAAGCGGTGA
- a CDS encoding hypothetical protein (product_source=Hypo-rule applied), producing MCLEWQGKFQGHDVAGVTILCRNDQGLIDAIQLFHSSYEQVVAFSAELARRLEGKLVPLPEPTDMAAGR from the coding sequence ATGTGCCTTGAATGGCAGGGCAAGTTTCAGGGCCATGACGTCGCCGGCGTGACGATCCTTTGTCGCAATGACCAGGGCCTGATCGACGCAATCCAGCTCTTCCACAGCTCCTATGAGCAGGTCGTTGCCTTCTCGGCGGAGCTGGCGCGGCGCCTCGAGGGCAAGCTCGTCCCGCTGCCCGAGCCGACCGATATGGCGGCAGGCCGTTGA